Proteins from a single region of Streptococcus mitis:
- a CDS encoding bacteriocin immunity protein — protein sequence MVEPNLESLVKDLYNHARHDLSEDLVAALLETAKKLPTTNEQLLAVRLSGLVNRELLLNPKHPAPELLNLARFIKREEAKYRGTAASAIMYGELFKML from the coding sequence ATGGTAGAACCAAACCTAGAAAGCCTTGTAAAAGATCTTTACAATCATGCTCGACATGATTTGAGTGAAGATTTAGTTGCTGCTCTCCTAGAGACTGCTAAAAAACTGCCTACTACAAATGAGCAATTGCTGGCAGTTCGTCTCTCAGGTCTGGTCAATCGTGAATTGCTCCTAAATCCCAAACATCCGGCACCTGAGTTGCTCAACTTAGCTCGCTTTATCAAAAGAGAAGAAGCAAAGTACAGAGGAACTGCGGCTTCTGCGATTATGTATGGGGAGCTCTTTAAAATGCTTTGA
- the pepA gene encoding glutamyl aminopeptidase has product MTTLFSKIKEVTELAAISGHEAPVRAYLREKLTPHVDEVVTDGLGGIFGIKHSEAADAPRVLVASHMDEVGFMVSEIKPDGTFRVVEIGGWNPMVVSSQRFKLLTRDGRKIPVISGSVPPHLTRGKGGPTMPAIADIVFDGGFADKAEAESFGIRPGDTIVPDSSAILTANEKNIISKAWDNRYGVLMVSELAEALSGQKLGNELYLGSNVQEEVGLRGAHTSTTKFDPEVFLAVDCSPAGDVYGGQGKIGDGTLIRFYDPGHLLLPGMKDFLLTTAEEAGIKYQYYCGKGGTDAGAAHLKNGGVPSTTIGVCARYIHSHQTLYAMDDFLEAQAFLQALVKKLDRSTVDLIKNY; this is encoded by the coding sequence ATGACAACATTATTTTCAAAAATCAAAGAAGTAACAGAACTTGCTGCGATCTCAGGTCATGAAGCACCTGTCCGTGCTTATCTTCGTGAAAAGTTGACACCGCACGTGGATGAAGTGGTGACAGATGGCTTGGGTGGTATTTTCGGAATTAAACATTCAGAAGCTGCGGATGCGCCACGTGTCTTGGTCGCTTCTCATATGGATGAAGTTGGTTTTATGGTCAGCGAGATTAAGCCAGATGGTACCTTCCGTGTGGTTGAAATTGGTGGCTGGAACCCCATGGTAGTCAGCAGCCAACGTTTCAAACTCCTGACTCGTGACGGTCGTAAAATTCCTGTGATTTCGGGTTCTGTTCCGCCACATTTGACTCGTGGTAAGGGCGGACCAACCATGCCTGCTATTGCAGATATCGTCTTTGATGGCGGTTTTGCGGATAAGGCTGAGGCAGAAAGCTTTGGCATCCGTCCTGGCGACACCATCGTACCAGATAGTTCTGCAATCTTGACAGCCAATGAAAAAAATATCATCTCAAAAGCTTGGGACAACCGCTACGGTGTGCTCATGGTGAGTGAGTTGGCAGAAGCCCTGTCAGGTCAAAAACTTGGCAATGAACTCTATCTTGGCTCTAACGTCCAAGAAGAAGTTGGTCTTCGTGGTGCTCATACATCTACAACCAAGTTTGATCCAGAAGTCTTCCTAGCAGTTGATTGCTCCCCAGCAGGTGATGTTTATGGCGGTCAAGGCAAGATTGGAGATGGAACCTTGATTCGTTTCTACGACCCAGGTCACTTGCTTCTCCCAGGTATGAAGGATTTCCTTTTGACAACGGCTGAAGAAGCTGGAATCAAGTACCAATACTACTGTGGTAAAGGCGGAACAGACGCTGGCGCAGCTCATTTGAAAAATGGTGGTGTCCCATCTACAACAATCGGTGTTTGCGCTCGTTATATCCATTCTCATCAAACCCTCTACGCTATGGATGACTTCCTAGAAGCTCAAGCTTTCTTGCAAGCCTTGGTGAAAAAATTGGATCGTTCAACAGTTGATTTGATTAAAAATTATTAA
- the scpB gene encoding SMC-Scp complex subunit ScpB, whose product MSTLAKIEALLFVAGEDGIRVRQLAELLSLPPTGIQQSLEKLVQKYEKDTDSSLALIETGGAYRLVTKPQFSEVLKEYSKAPINQSLSRAALETLSIVAYKQPITRIEIDAIRGVNSSGALAKLQAFDLIKEDGKKEVLGRPNLYVTTDYFLDYMGINHLEELPVIDELEIQAQESQLFGERIEEDENQ is encoded by the coding sequence ATGAGTACTTTAGCAAAAATAGAAGCGCTCTTGTTTGTAGCGGGTGAAGATGGGATTCGGGTCCGCCAGTTAGCTGAACTCCTCTCTCTACCACCGACAGGTATCCAACAGAGTTTAGAAAAATTAGTCCAGAAGTATGAAAAAGACACTGATTCCAGTTTGGCTCTGATTGAGACAGGTGGGGCTTATAGATTGGTGACCAAGCCTCAGTTTTCAGAGGTTTTGAAGGAATATTCCAAGGCGCCTATTAACCAGAGCTTGTCTCGGGCTGCCCTTGAGACCTTGTCCATCGTTGCCTACAAGCAACCCATCACACGGATAGAAATTGATGCTATTCGTGGGGTCAATTCGAGTGGGGCCTTGGCAAAGTTGCAGGCTTTTGACTTGATTAAAGAAGACGGGAAAAAAGAAGTGTTGGGACGCCCCAATCTCTATGTGACTACAGATTATTTCCTAGATTACATGGGAATAAACCATTTGGAAGAATTACCAGTGATTGATGAGCTTGAGATTCAAGCCCAAGAAAGCCAATTATTTGGTGAAAGGATAGAAGAAGATGAGAATCAATAA
- the galE gene encoding UDP-glucose 4-epimerase GalE, which yields MTKTILVTGGAGYIGSHTVKALLNAGYQVHVLDNLSTGNRAAVDSRASFKQLDVYDSSALKAYLEENKIDAVLHCAGEIVVSESIENPSKYFTANVAGMNQVLKVLSEVGIQKIMFSSTASLYGNNCIDKPATEDTLLDPVNPYAETKLMGERMIYWMANRYDWKYVIFRYFNVAGAEMDASNGLRVKNPTHIIPNINKTALGQNDSLKIFGDDYDTRDGSCIRDYIHVLDLAQAHVKGMNYLFQENSSSQIFNLGTEKGYTVKEIFKTAEELLNQKIPHEIVARRAGDPASVLADASKAKKYLDWKASYSLEDIILSDYRWRVKEGKNILE from the coding sequence ATGACCAAAACAATTCTTGTTACAGGTGGGGCTGGCTACATTGGCTCCCATACCGTTAAAGCTCTTTTAAATGCCGGCTATCAGGTACATGTTCTAGATAATCTCTCTACAGGAAATCGAGCGGCTGTGGATAGTCGTGCTAGCTTTAAGCAACTAGATGTTTATGATTCTAGTGCCCTAAAAGCTTACTTAGAAGAAAATAAGATTGATGCTGTTCTCCATTGTGCGGGTGAGATTGTTGTGAGCGAAAGTATTGAAAATCCAAGCAAATACTTCACTGCCAATGTTGCTGGTATGAACCAAGTTCTCAAAGTCTTGTCTGAAGTTGGTATTCAAAAAATCATGTTCTCTTCGACTGCTTCCCTCTATGGTAATAACTGTATTGACAAGCCAGCAACTGAAGATACCCTGCTCGACCCTGTCAACCCTTATGCTGAGACAAAACTGATGGGTGAACGAATGATTTACTGGATGGCCAATCGCTACGATTGGAAATATGTTATTTTCCGTTACTTTAATGTAGCTGGGGCTGAAATGGATGCTTCAAACGGTCTACGTGTGAAAAATCCAACTCACATCATTCCCAATATCAACAAGACCGCATTGGGACAAAATGATAGCCTAAAAATATTTGGAGATGACTACGATACACGTGATGGTTCATGTATTCGGGATTACATTCATGTCTTGGACCTTGCACAGGCTCATGTTAAAGGAATGAACTACCTATTTCAAGAAAACAGTTCTTCTCAAATCTTTAACTTAGGAACTGAAAAAGGCTATACCGTCAAAGAAATCTTTAAAACTGCTGAAGAATTACTGAATCAAAAAATACCCCACGAAATTGTTGCTCGCCGTGCTGGTGACCCAGCCAGCGTCCTAGCAGATGCATCAAAAGCTAAAAAATATCTTGATTGGAAGGCTAGCTACTCCCTCGAAGATATTATTTTATCAGATTATCGTTGGCGTGTTAAAGAAGGCAAAAACATTTTAGAATAA
- the yidD gene encoding membrane protein insertion efficiency factor YidD, which yields MKRILIAPVRFYQRFISPAFPPSCRFEPTCSNYMIQAIEKHGFKGVLMGLSRILRCHPWSKTGKDPVPDHFSLKRNLK from the coding sequence ATGAAACGAATTTTAATAGCGCCTGTGCGCTTTTACCAACGTTTTATCTCACCAGCCTTTCCACCCTCTTGTCGCTTTGAGCCGACTTGTTCAAATTACATGATTCAGGCTATTGAAAAACATGGCTTCAAGGGTGTCTTGATGGGCTTGTCTCGGATTTTACGTTGCCATCCCTGGTCGAAAACAGGTAAGGACCCCGTCCCAGACCACTTTTCTTTAAAGAGAAATTTAAAATAA
- a CDS encoding pseudouridine synthase: MRINKYIAHAGVASRRKAEELIKQGLVTVNGQVVRELATTIKSGDKVEVEGQPIYNEEKVYYLLNKPRGVISSVTDDKGRKTVVDLLPNVKERIYPVGRLDWDTSGVLILTNDGDFTDEMIHPRNEIDKVYVARVKGVANKDNLRPLTRGLEIDGKKTKPAVYEILKVDPVKNRSVVQLTIHEGRNHQVKKMFEAVGLQVDKLSRTRFGHLDLTGLRPGESRRLNKKEISQLHTMAVSKK, from the coding sequence ATGAGAATCAATAAATATATTGCCCACGCAGGTGTGGCCAGTAGGAGAAAAGCAGAAGAGTTGATCAAGCAAGGCTTGGTGACGGTCAACGGCCAGGTGGTACGTGAACTCGCAACGACCATCAAGTCAGGCGACAAGGTCGAAGTAGAAGGTCAACCAATCTACAACGAAGAAAAGGTCTACTATCTGCTTAATAAACCACGCGGTGTGATTTCCAGTGTGACAGATGACAAGGGTCGTAAGACGGTTGTCGATCTCTTGCCAAATGTAAAAGAACGCATTTACCCAGTTGGACGTTTGGACTGGGATACATCAGGCGTTTTGATTTTGACCAATGATGGGGACTTTACAGACGAGATGATTCACCCTCGTAATGAGATTGACAAGGTTTATGTTGCGCGTGTTAAAGGTGTGGCCAATAAGGACAATCTCCGCCCCTTGACCCGCGGCCTTGAGATTGATGGCAAGAAAACCAAGCCAGCTGTCTATGAGATTCTCAAAGTGGATCCAGTTAAAAATCGCTCAGTAGTGCAGTTGACCATCCATGAAGGGCGTAACCATCAGGTTAAAAAAATGTTTGAAGCTGTTGGTCTTCAAGTAGATAAGTTGTCACGGACCCGTTTTGGACATCTAGACTTGACAGGTCTCCGTCCAGGAGAATCCCGTCGTCTGAATAAAAAAGAAATCAGCCAACTACACACCATGGCTGTAAGCAAGAAATAA
- a CDS encoding nucleoside-triphosphate diphosphatase, whose protein sequence is MTNKIYEYKDDQDWYVGSYSIFGGVRTLTDEDLDFPLVGLAKIFRDEERGFPISVTVLRYGSRYRLLSFVVDILNQEAGRNLEVIQRQGALLLVENGQLLYVELPKEGVNVHDFFETNKVRETLLIATRNEGKTKEFRAIFDKLGYDVENLNDYPDLPEVAETGMTFEENARLKAETISQLTGKMVLADDSGLKVDVLGGLPGVWSARFAGVGATDRENNAKLLHELAMVFELKDRSAQFHTTLVVASPNKESLVVEADWPGYINFEPKGENGFGYDPLFLVGETGKSSAELTLEEKNSQSHRALAVKKLLEVFPSWQSKPSL, encoded by the coding sequence ATGACAAATAAAATTTATGAATACAAGGATGACCAGGACTGGTATGTCGGGTCCTATAGTATTTTTGGTGGCGTCCGGACGTTGACTGATGAAGACTTGGATTTCCCTCTGGTTGGATTGGCCAAAATCTTTCGAGACGAGGAACGAGGTTTCCCGATTTCGGTTACTGTTTTACGCTATGGTTCTCGATACCGTTTATTGTCTTTTGTGGTAGATATACTAAACCAAGAAGCAGGTCGCAATCTAGAAGTCATCCAACGTCAGGGAGCTTTGCTTTTGGTTGAAAATGGCCAACTCTTGTATGTGGAATTGCCCAAAGAAGGGGTCAATGTTCATGATTTCTTTGAGACAAACAAGGTTAGAGAAACCTTGTTGATTGCGACTCGTAACGAGGGCAAGACCAAGGAATTTCGAGCTATCTTTGACAAGCTAGGCTACGATGTGGAAAATCTCAATGACTATCCTGACCTACCTGAAGTAGCAGAAACAGGCATGACCTTCGAAGAAAATGCCCGCCTTAAGGCAGAAACTATTTCTCAATTAACGGGCAAGATGGTTTTGGCAGATGATTCTGGACTGAAAGTTGATGTCCTTGGTGGCTTGCCAGGCGTCTGGTCAGCTCGTTTTGCAGGTGTGGGAGCAACTGACCGTGAAAACAATGCTAAACTCTTGCACGAATTGGCCATGGTCTTTGAACTCAAGGACCGCTCGGCTCAATTCCATACAACCCTAGTCGTAGCCAGTCCAAACAAGGAAAGCTTGGTTGTTGAAGCAGACTGGCCAGGCTACATTAACTTTGAACCTAAGGGTGAAAATGGCTTCGGCTATGACCCTCTCTTCCTTGTAGGAGAGACAGGCAAGTCCTCAGCTGAATTAACCCTTGAAGAAAAAAATAGTCAATCTCACCGTGCCTTAGCCGTTAAGAAACTTTTGGAGGTATTTCCATCATGGCAAAGCAAACCATCATTGTAA
- a CDS encoding metallophosphoesterase, translating to MAKQTIIVMSDSHGDSLIVEEIRDRYVGKVDAVFHNGDSELRPDSPLWEGIRVVKGNMDFYAGYPERLVTELGSTKIIQTHGHLFDINFNFQKLDYWAQEEEADICLYGHLHVPSAWMEGKTLFLNPGSISQPRGTIRECLYARVEIDDSYFKVDFLTRNHEVYPGLSKEFSR from the coding sequence ATGGCAAAGCAAACCATCATTGTAATGAGCGATTCCCATGGCGATAGCTTGATTGTGGAAGAAATCCGTGATCGCTATGTGGGCAAAGTTGACGCCGTTTTTCATAACGGCGATTCTGAACTGCGTCCTGATTCTCCCCTTTGGGAAGGCATCCGTGTTGTTAAAGGGAATATGGACTTCTATGCAGGCTACCCAGAACGTTTGGTGACTGAGCTTGGTTCGACCAAGATTATCCAAACTCATGGTCACTTGTTTGACATCAATTTCAACTTTCAAAAGTTGGACTACTGGGCTCAGGAAGAAGAGGCCGATATCTGCCTCTATGGTCACTTGCATGTGCCAAGTGCTTGGATGGAAGGCAAGACCCTCTTTCTAAATCCTGGTTCCATCAGTCAACCACGTGGGACCATCAGAGAATGTCTCTATGCTCGTGTGGAGATTGATGATAGTTACTTCAAAGTCGACTTTTTGACACGAAACCACGAGGTGTATCCAGGCTTGTCCAAGGAGTTTAGCAGATGA
- a CDS encoding segregation/condensation protein A: MDIKLKDFEGPLDLLLHLVSKYQMDIYDVPITEVIEQYLAYVSTLQAMRLEVTGEYMVMASQLMLIKSRKLLPKVAEMTDLEDDLEQDLLSQIEEYRKFKLLGEHLEAKHQERAQYYSKAPTELIYEDAELVHDKTTIDLFLAFSNILAKKKEEFAQNHTTILRDEYKIEDMMVIVKESLTGRDQLRLQDLFKEAQNVQEVITLFLATLELIKTQDLILVQEESFGDIYLMEKKEESQVAQS; encoded by the coding sequence ATGGATATTAAATTAAAAGATTTTGAAGGGCCTCTGGACTTGCTTTTGCACCTGGTTTCCAAGTACCAGATGGATATCTACGATGTGCCCATTACGGAAGTCATCGAACAGTACTTAGCCTATGTCTCAACCCTGCAGGCCATGCGTCTGGAGGTGACGGGTGAGTACATGGTCATGGCCAGTCAGCTGATGCTGATCAAGAGCCGTAAGCTTCTTCCAAAGGTAGCAGAAATGACAGACTTGGAGGATGATCTGGAGCAGGATCTTCTCTCCCAAATCGAAGAATACCGCAAGTTCAAACTCTTGGGGGAGCACTTGGAAGCCAAGCACCAAGAACGGGCCCAGTACTATTCCAAAGCGCCGACTGAGTTGATTTACGAAGATGCGGAGCTTGTGCATGACAAGACGACCATTGACCTCTTTTTGGCTTTTTCAAATATCCTAGCCAAGAAAAAAGAGGAGTTTGCTCAGAATCATACAACTATCCTGCGGGATGAGTATAAGATTGAGGACATGATGGTCATCGTGAAAGAGTCCTTGACTGGACGAGATCAGTTGCGCTTGCAGGATTTGTTCAAGGAAGCCCAGAATGTCCAAGAGGTTATTACCCTCTTTTTGGCAACCCTAGAGTTAATCAAAACCCAGGATCTGATTCTCGTGCAAGAGGAGAGTTTCGGAGATATCTATCTCATGGAAAAGAAGGAAGAAAGTCAAGTGGCACAAAGCTAG
- a CDS encoding Na/Pi cotransporter family protein: MSINWQEILFHFLGGLGLFLYSIKTMGDGLQQAAGDRLRFYIDKYTSNPFLGVLVGIVVTALIQSSTGVTVITVGLVSASLLTLRQAIGIIMGANIGTTVTSFIIGFKLGEYALPLIFLGTMFLFFTKNRTANNIGRILFGVGGIFYALNLISAGMSPLKDLPQFKEYMVTLGQNPVLGVFAGAVITVLIQASSATIGILQGLYAGGFLDLKGSLPVLFGDNIGTTLTVIIAAAGANISAKRVAATHVTFNVLGTILCLILLGPFTSMIEYFQALLHLSPEMTIAFSHGAFNVSNTIVQFPFIGALAYFVTKLIPGEDEVVKYEPLYLDEHLIKQAPSIALGNAKKELLHLGNYASKAFDLSYNYIIDLNEKVAEKGHKTEEAINTIDEKLTRYLITLSSEALSQKESEVLTNILDSSRDLERIGDHAEALINLTDYLQRKNVEFSEAALQELADIYQKTTDFIKDALDSVENNDIEKAQSLIERHKEINNMERVLRKTHIKRLNKGECSTQAGVNFIDIISHYTRVSDHAMNLAEKVIAEQI, from the coding sequence ATGTCCATTAATTGGCAGGAAATTTTATTTCACTTTTTAGGTGGTCTGGGACTATTCTTATATAGTATCAAGACCATGGGAGACGGTTTGCAACAAGCTGCTGGAGATCGCCTTCGTTTTTACATTGACAAGTACACTAGCAATCCCTTTTTAGGTGTTCTAGTCGGAATTGTCGTGACTGCCCTGATTCAGTCAAGTACAGGAGTTACAGTCATCACGGTTGGACTGGTCAGCGCTAGCCTTCTAACTCTTAGACAGGCTATCGGAATTATCATGGGAGCCAACATCGGAACCACCGTTACTTCCTTTATCATCGGTTTCAAGCTTGGTGAGTATGCTTTACCCTTGATTTTCCTTGGAACCATGTTCCTATTTTTTACAAAAAACAGAACCGCAAACAATATCGGGCGCATCCTGTTTGGTGTAGGGGGAATCTTCTACGCCCTCAACCTCATCAGTGCCGGTATGAGTCCTCTTAAAGATTTACCACAATTCAAGGAATACATGGTAACCTTGGGACAAAATCCTGTGTTGGGAGTTTTTGCCGGTGCAGTGATTACCGTTCTCATCCAAGCTTCTTCTGCGACAATCGGGATTTTGCAAGGTCTCTATGCAGGCGGATTCCTGGACCTTAAAGGTTCTCTACCGGTTCTCTTCGGGGATAATATCGGGACAACCCTAACAGTTATCATCGCGGCAGCTGGAGCCAATATCTCTGCGAAACGCGTTGCTGCAACCCACGTTACCTTTAACGTTTTAGGGACTATCCTTTGCTTAATCTTATTAGGCCCATTTACGTCTATGATTGAGTACTTCCAGGCACTCCTTCACCTCTCACCTGAGATGACCATCGCCTTCTCTCACGGTGCCTTTAACGTAAGTAACACCATTGTACAATTTCCATTCATCGGAGCCTTGGCCTACTTTGTAACTAAACTCATCCCTGGTGAAGATGAAGTTGTCAAGTACGAGCCACTCTATCTTGATGAGCATTTGATTAAACAAGCTCCATCAATCGCTCTCGGAAATGCAAAGAAAGAACTACTTCACTTGGGAAATTATGCTTCTAAAGCCTTTGACCTTTCATACAACTACATTATTGACCTTAATGAAAAGGTTGCTGAAAAAGGACACAAGACAGAGGAAGCCATCAATACCATTGATGAAAAATTAACTCGTTACCTGATTACTCTTTCAAGCGAGGCTCTTAGCCAGAAAGAAAGTGAAGTGCTCACCAACATCCTGGACTCATCCCGTGATTTGGAACGGATTGGGGACCACGCAGAAGCCCTAATCAATCTGACCGACTATCTTCAACGTAAAAATGTTGAGTTTTCTGAAGCTGCTTTGCAAGAACTAGCTGATATCTATCAAAAAACCACTGACTTTATCAAGGATGCCCTTGATAGCGTGGAAAACAATGATATTGAAAAAGCTCAAAGTCTGATTGAACGCCATAAAGAAATCAACAATATGGAACGTGTTCTCAGAAAGACCCACATCAAACGCCTCAACAAGGGCGAGTGTTCAACACAAGCTGGGGTCAACTTTATCGACATCATTTCCCACTATACTCGTGTATCTGACCACGCTATGAATCTAGCTGAAAAAGTCATCGCTGAACAAATCTAA
- the racE gene encoding glutamate racemase, producing MDNRPIGFLDSGVGGLTVVRELMRQLPHEEIVYIGDSARAPYGPRPAEQIREYTWQLVNFLLTKDVKMIVIACNTATAVVWEEIKAQLDIPVLGVILPGASAAIKSSQGGKIGVIGTPMTVQSDIYRQKINDLDPDLQVESLACPKFAPLVESGALSTSVTKKVVYETLRPLVGKVDSLILGCTHYPLLRPIIQNVMGPKVQLIDSGAECVRDISVLLNYFEINRGRDAGPLHHRFYTTASSQSFAQIGEEWLEKEIHVEHVEL from the coding sequence ATGGATAATCGACCAATTGGTTTTTTGGATTCGGGTGTTGGGGGCTTGACCGTTGTGCGTGAGCTTATGCGCCAGCTTCCCCATGAAGAAATCGTCTATATTGGAGATTCGGCGCGGGCGCCTTATGGTCCCCGTCCTGCTGAGCAAATTCGTGAATATACTTGGCAGCTGGTCAACTTTCTCTTGACCAAGGATGTCAAGATGATTGTCATTGCTTGTAACACTGCGACTGCGGTCGTCTGGGAAGAAATCAAGGCTCAACTAGATATTCCTGTTCTAGGCGTGATTTTGCCAGGAGCTTCGGCAGCCATCAAGTCCAGCCAAGGTGGGAAAATCGGAGTGATTGGAACGCCCATGACGGTCCAATCTGACATCTATCGTCAGAAAATCAACGATCTGGATCCGGACTTACAGGTGGAGAGTTTGGCCTGTCCCAAGTTTGCTCCTTTGGTCGAGTCAGGTGCTCTGTCAACCAGTGTCACTAAGAAAGTGGTCTATGAAACCCTGCGCCCCTTGGTAGGAAAGGTGGATAGCCTGATTTTGGGCTGTACCCATTATCCACTTCTCAGACCCATTATTCAAAATGTCATGGGGCCAAAGGTTCAACTCATCGATAGTGGAGCAGAGTGCGTACGGGACATCTCAGTCTTACTTAATTATTTTGAAATCAATCGTGGTCGCGATGCTGGACCACTCCATCACCGTTTTTACACAACAGCCAGCAGCCAAAGCTTTGCACAAATTGGTGAAGAATGGCTGGAAAAAGAAATTCATGTGGAGCATGTAGAATTATGA
- the xerD gene encoding site-specific tyrosine recombinase XerD — MRDRISAFLEEKQGLSANSKQSYKYDLEQFLDLIGERISETSLKIYQAQLANLKISAQKRKISACNQFLYFLYQKGEVDSFYRLELAKQAEKKIEKPEILDLDSFWQDSDYPEGRLLALLILEIGLLPSEILALKVADINLDFQVLRINKASQQRIVTIPTTLLSELEPLMGQTYLFERGGKAYSRQWAFRQLESFVKEKGFPTLSAQALREQFILRQIENKVDLYEIAKKLGLKTVLTLEKYR; from the coding sequence ATGAGAGATAGGATTTCAGCCTTTTTAGAGGAAAAGCAGGGGCTGTCAGCCAATTCCAAGCAGTCCTATAAGTATGATTTGGAGCAATTTTTAGATTTGATAGGCGAGCGGATTTCGGAGACCAGTCTCAAGATTTACCAAGCCCAGCTAGCCAATCTAAAAATTAGTGCCCAGAAGCGAAAGATTTCGGCCTGTAACCAATTTCTCTACTTTCTCTATCAAAAAGGAGAGGTGGACAGCTTTTATCGTTTGGAATTAGCCAAACAGGCTGAAAAGAAGATTGAAAAGCCAGAGATTCTAGACCTAGATTCTTTTTGGCAGGACAGCGACTATCCAGAGGGACGTTTACTAGCGCTTCTTATCTTGGAAATAGGGCTCTTGCCAAGTGAGATTTTAGCTCTAAAGGTTGCAGATATCAATCTGGATTTTCAGGTGTTGCGAATTAACAAGGCTTCCCAACAGAGGATTGTCACCATTCCTACAACCTTGCTTTCAGAGCTGGAACCCTTGATGGGGCAGACCTATCTGTTTGAAAGGGGAGGGAAAGCTTATTCTCGTCAGTGGGCCTTCCGTCAGTTGGAGTCCTTTGTCAAGGAGAAAGGTTTCCCAACCTTATCCGCCCAAGCCTTGCGGGAACAGTTCATTCTACGACAAATTGAAAACAAGGTCGATTTGTACGAAATTGCAAAAAAATTAGGATTAAAAACAGTCCTGACCTTAGAAAAATATAGATAA
- the cbpB gene encoding cyclic-di-AMP-binding protein CbpB — MIAKEFETFLLGQEETFLTPAENLAVLIDTHNADHATLLLSQMTYTRVPVVTDEKQFVGTIGLRDIMAYQMEHDLSPEIMADTDIVHMTKRDVAVVLPDFTITEVLHKLVDESFLPVVDAEGIFQGIITRKSILKAVNALLHDFSKEYEIRCK; from the coding sequence ATGATTGCCAAGGAGTTTGAGACTTTCTTGCTGGGGCAAGAGGAAACTTTTTTGACCCCTGCTGAAAATCTGGCTGTGTTGATTGATACCCATAATGCGGATCATGCGACCCTCTTGCTCAGTCAGATGACCTATACCCGTGTTCCTGTTGTGACAGATGAAAAACAGTTTGTTGGGACGATTGGGCTCAGAGATATTATGGCTTATCAGATGGAGCATGACTTGAGTCCAGAAATCATGGCGGATACGGATATCGTTCATATGACCAAAAGGGACGTAGCGGTCGTCTTGCCTGATTTTACCATTACGGAGGTCTTGCACAAGCTGGTAGATGAGTCCTTCTTGCCGGTTGTGGATGCAGAGGGGATTTTCCAAGGGATTATCACGCGCAAATCTATCCTCAAGGCTGTCAATGCTCTCTTGCATGACTTTAGTAAGGAATATGAGATTCGATGCAAATGA